The genomic segment CCTTGACCTTGAACAAGAGattcctctgcctgcctttgcctctcaagtgctaggattaaaagtgtgtgtggggtggtggtagacaaggtttcatgtagcccgGGCTAGCCTTGACCTTTCAATGTAGCAGAGGCTAACtgaggctgggtttgaactcatcctcctaagtgctgtgattaaaggtactcactatctcatctttaaaaaaaaatatggtcctctacaagaggacctctttaaaaaaaaaaaaagatttatttattatgtatacaacattctgcctccatgtatgcccacacgccagaggagggcgccagatctctttacagatggttgtgagccaccatgtggttgctgggaattgaactcagcagccagtgctcttaacgactgagccatctctctagctcctcatCTTTTTGGCTTAGGGCAGAGTCTGAGAGGTCCTCATCTTCTCATGCCAGGATGGTGGGAACAGTtaccttccctcccccttctctcccaggGGAGGTCCCAGTAGAAAGAGGGATGGCCAAGGCAGGGCAGTGGGAGGGGGTGCTGTCCATTGACCCTCTTTCTTTCTAAGGAATTCTGGCCTTTATCTAATTACCAGAAAACCACCTGAGCCTATCTCTGGATATTTGGGCTGCCGTTTGGAGTTTGGGGAATTGgcgtttcctttggacctgataGATGGTACCCAAGGAACAGCACTCCAGGCCTCACATTAGAACACACTTGTGCTCCAtattagaacacacacacagagagagagagagagagagagagagagagagagagagagagggagggagagagagagggagagggagagagagagagagagagagagagagagagagagagagagagagagagagagaatgcagagtAAGGGTGGAAAGTGCTGAAGATACACTGACGTCCAAAGAGATGGAAATAGGCATGACTTCTCACGATGCCACCTGGCACCTGGGCTGGGGTTCTCTGTCCCTGTCTACCCTCTGGAGACTTCGGATCCCAGCTCTCCTGCTGTCGGACAGGACTATCCTCCAAGCAATAGGCCGCCATCTTCATCAGGGCCGCTGTGTCCCAGCAGGGCTTGTGGACTACTGACCTGAAAGCTAAGGCTCACGCAGCCATGAAAGCTGCCACGAGCATCTTCACCCTGGCTGGGCGGTTCATAGGAAGGGTCATGGGCTCTTTCCTGGCATGTCTAGCCCTTCCTCCCAACCAGCTGTACCCAGTTCTGCTCTAATTGTACATGGCCTGAGggcctcagggagagagagagtgtggtGCGTGTATGCTGGCAAGGCTAGAGGAAGGGGTCTCCATCTATGCATCCACAAAGAAGCCATCATTCATGCTGGGGACAGACCTCCAGGGTGGCTGCTTTAATGTCACCCACACACCTTCCTGCAGCCCTCACTCGTTGCTCCATATGTAAGCCTAAGAAACTCATTGGTGTTCAAACTTCAGTTGCCGTTGGTGTGGAGAGGTACATGTTTAGTGCCTCTAGGCACCCAAGGTGGAAATTCTCATGACAAGTGCTTTGGCTCTGTGTCCCTGGGTAAGAGTTAACTTCTCTGAGACTTAGTTTTCATACATATGCAACGGGAGAAGTAGAGGTTCTCTTGGTTCTGGACTCCTGTCTTTTCATGCTGCTGAGAAGTCCTGCTGGGAACCCATCGTCCCTGAGTTCCTGTTGAATTCTGGGGCTCAGCTACCCTCTCACTGTTGTGCAGTCAGGAACCCAGCCTGCGGGACGATGCTGCACACTCAAGTGCATCATCCTGGCTCAGCCAACCCAGTTAGGAAAGTCTCTTGCTGGTGTGCACAGAGCCTGCTTTCTGAGGTGATGATTCCcggtcctgtcaagttgacagttaacatAAAGCATTATAGACATCAGAGCCAGATGGAAGCTGAGCTCCCAGGAAGAGCAGGGTTTCCCTCTATATTTGTGGAAGCTGGGACAGGTCCTGAGCCCCACCCAGCAGGGAGCACCGTCCTGCACACAACAGAGTCACTAAGTAGCTCACGGGAAATAAAGACCCTCCAACCCCCCTAAAATAGGAGGCATTACAACGGAAGAGCAAAAACATGGGAAGGGTGTCCAATCAGAAGGCcaaggtggcgcatgcctttgatcccagcagttgaaaggcagaggtaggcagatgtctgtgagtttgaggccagcctcgtctatttagagttccaggacaatctggactacatcatgagaccctgactaaaaacaaacaaatcaaaacaaaaaagaagagttTTAAATTAGACGGCCGTCTTTGCAGGGTGGCTCTGTGCGCTTTCCATCCATATATTTAATTCTCACCCGAGTTCCCTTAGTTCTGTGAGCCAGGGGCAGGGCCATGGAAAATGTTTGCTGAACTCTGTGCCAGGCATGGCACAACATGCTTCGTTTACATATGGCAAATCAAAGTCCTCCACAAAGTAGGCACTATGCCAACCTCCAATTTACCAAAGAATATATgcgcctgaggtcacacagcatgGAAACAAAGGAGATGGGATTTGAACCTGAGTATGTAGAGTGTAGACATAATTAAGGAAGTTCACGAGAGCCCGTAATAAAGGATAACAACTGTTTATTTGGGGAACACTCACAATAAAAAAAGTTgcaactgccctctgctctgTCGGTGCTAGGAGCTGCATACAGAAACGTGGACTGCCAGCCAAAAGGGCGAGCATGCTTCCCGCTGGGCTTATCAGTCCACATGTAGGGCCTCAGGCCACGCCCTAATGGGCCGGTAtccaaaaggctattggctaaagaaTTCCCACAACAGTAGAATAGATTATTCTtgtttgtcctttgctttcctgggTGATGCTCATTTGCTTATTCTGACACAAGCGTGATTCCCTGAGTGTcacaaggggtgggggtggctgtCCTCTGGCTTGTGGTCATCCGAGGCCATCCGATGACAACAAGCAGGCTGGTCAGGACCGCATTGAGAATGGCAGTGGCATAGCCCCAGCTCAGCTGGCATGTTCCACTGTAGTACACGGAGGAGCCTTCACAGACTTCTTTGGCTAATGAGGAAGCCAGAGTGACTGGAAAAACCAACAGACCTACAAGAGTGGAGGCTGCTGGGAGGAGCAGAAAGGGAAAGTCAGTCTTGGGCAAAGGCTTCTAGGATGATCTGTCATCCCAAGACTCACCCCAAACCCTGCCATCCCCTACCACCGCTACATCCATTTATTCACCAATCCATCCAACTATcaaatcatccatccatccatccatccatccacccacccacccacccacacatccgTCCATCCACCCACTGTCGTCCGTCCATCCagccagccacccaaccacccaccacccacccgTCTGTCCGTGCATCCATACacctatctgtccatccatccatccatccatccatccatccatccatccattcatccatccatccatccacacatttgtccatccatctatccaccaaATCTATCCAGCTATCaagtcatccatccatccatccatccttctaaCCACTTACCCAggcatccatccacccatccactcacctaCCCATTCACCCGTCCATCCACCtatctgtgtgtgcacccacccacccatctatccatcaaCCCATCATCTCTCCATCCAATCACTCTAGAgactgaggcacacacacacacacacacacacacacacacacactttgcccAAGGTCCTGAGCTCCATCTCTAGCACCAGGCACATGGGAAAATGTTTTTCAGAGTTTCCATGTAGTGCTTTgctaatgtttaattttaaatcaaGCCCAGGAAAGAGCCCTGGCAGACggtgatatttttttctgctcagttTATCACCACATGCATTAGAGTAGAATCCTGGGGGTTCAAATTGCAGATTCCTGGGGAGCTTCAACACTGTGTAACTAGGTGTATCCTCACAAACTCTAAAAATCAAgaatctattaaaaaataaaggcgAAAGAAACTCCTGGTGGGAACAGTAAGGCTAGAAATAAAACGAGCAGACACTTGGCTGGGGTCCCCCGCTGAGAAGAAGGCAGCTTCATGCTCAGAAGTAAGATTCAAGCAGATCCCTGCAGAGAGGGGAGGGACTGTGGGGTGAGTATGGGATTACAGCAGCAGGGAGAAGTGAGCATTTGgagaggccaggccaggccagggtgGGGAGGGttgaggcagcagagagagacttGGGTTTCCCTCTTCCTGCCACGGGAAGCCTTTGGAAGGTGGATAAACCAGTCCGTTGGATCTTGTTTCCCTCAGCTGGGCTGGTCTGTGAGCACAGGAGGGGTGGAAGGCACCggagagggggaggggcgggggcagGTATGCCagggcaggaaaggaagaggaagaccgGAGCCTGTGGGGCAGGGTGAGAGGGGTGGAAGGTGAATTAGATGAGAGCATTGTGGGGCTCAGGGCACCCTACCCAGAGGCTTCCAGCAAACTAGAGAAGAGTGACCCTCTTCCACTGAGGCTGAAGTGAAGCGGGGACTAGACCCCAGCATCTTCTTAGCTCTTGGTTGGGCATCCTTGGGCAGTGCACAGCCTACCCAACATGCAATGGTAGCTATGGTAAACATGATACAGAATGGATGAACCAAAGAGAAACATAGGAGTCGACAGGACTTGTCAGTTAGGGTCAGATGTGGGTGGCTTCAACATCATTGTCCTCTGGTCCTCAAGTCATGAATTACTAAAGGACAGGAGTACACAAACCCGGGGTTCCCCTCCAAGATCTCAGCACTGTGTGCAGGAGTCTACCTGCTGCTGCCTGCACCATGGGTGTTGGACCAGAGCCCCTCCTGGGATATAATCTTCTCGAAGACAGCGCCCAGGCCAAAAGAAGAAGAGCACTAATGGCCAGCAGGACCCAGCCTCCCAGGAGCGTTGCAGCAGAGACcttcaggagagaggagagggaggtgggatggGGCATGTGCCGATCACTCGGCCTAAGGCCCAGTGAGTCCTTGAGATGTTCCCAATAGCCCTGTGTTATCATAACCCCATTCTCCCTATCAATAAGCAGAGATCCAGAGATTGGAAGTCCTTTGTCTTAAGACACACAGCTAATCAGATCAACAGAAGCAGAATCCAGGTCAGTGAATCACTACATCCTGCCCTTATTAAGTGCTTGCCAGGATCACCAGCAGAAGCAATGTCACCTTTGTGGTCAGTTTTGAAGGCTGTATAATCTTCCTTCTGGGTGCTGGACTAGGTACCTGCTCTTCACCCTCCCCACAGTTGGTCACCAGGACGTGCAGAACCATAAGGATGCAAACACCTCATCTTTCATTTGTTAAAGTCCGGCAGTGCTTAGGGTGGAGTCAGGCCGGGGTGGGCGGGGCGTACATTACAGAACCGCCACAGACTTGTTTAATCCATGACAATGATTTCCTAGCAGGTGGCAGTATGCTTGAAGAAGGTGACTTTTCCTGGGCTGcgaaaagattctaagagccaccTCTAGACAGAGTCACACCTACCCCATTCCTGCAGAGCTCAGAGGTGTAGCCCAGAACCTTATACATAGCTCTGTGGGTGTTTCTGATAGTTTCTGGGACACGGGACAAACGGTGTAAGTTAAGGACCCTCAGAGCCCACTCCTCAAGAGCCAGTAGCCCTGGAAGAGATGTGTCTCACCTTCCAGGCCAAGCCTGGCATGTCCTTCAGGGACCCGAAGGTCATACAGCTCTGGTTCCAGCGGTTATCCCGTGACCAGGAGCAGTGCATGAAAACACCATAGGAGAGGGACGGGCTCTGGAACCAGGCAGGGGATACCAGGCTGAGGCCAGACATGCCTGTGAGGGAGAGTCCTAGAGCAGCCTTCACGCTGACCTCCATGAGGAATGTGGCTGACCTAGAGGTCAAGACAAGGTGAGAGGTGAAGAGGGtgcagtgaggtaacccagctcTGGACACAACCGGCCCCATTCACATGCCTCTCACCTACACATTCATGCCTTCCTCCACCCGGGTCTCCCATGACggttaatcttgactgtcagTTGACAAGATCTATAACCAACAAGTCTCTATGAGAGCTAGTCTAGATAGGAAGGCCCATCCTGAACGTGGGTGACAAAGCTGGGATCCTAGGCTGAATAAAGTGAGAAAGTGGGCTAGGCAGCGGCCTtccttcattgctctctgctttctacGGAAGATGTAGCAGCCTGCCCCTCCTGCCACCTTGCCTCGCCTTCCACCGTGGACACTGAACCCTCAGACTGCAAGCCAGAATAAGCCCATCCTTTTTCAAGTTGCCTATTGTCAGGTAGTTGACCACAACAAGAAAATTAATGTTTCCCTTGTCCCAAAGGACAGCCCGGTCTGGCACGGTGGTGTCCCTGAGGTCCCACACTCCCAGGCTGGGTTTCTGTCCCAACCACCACCTAACTCCTCTCCGAGGAGGGTCTGGGACTTGTCCATCATTCGGGGTGGACTAGGATCTAGTGGGGTTTTGGCAGCTGGTGCTGGAGGCACTCGCTACTGACGCTCTTGGGAGACTGTGGATTCCATCTGCTCCTGTCCCACGGGAAGGCATTGTTGATTCTGATTGCCACCAAGAGCCCCATATCCTCATACCGTCACGGTGGGATGAGCGTTCCAGCTAGGAACTATACGAGAATAACGGAGATGTTCAGAATCCCGCAGGATTCTGTGAGAATCTGGGAATGTAGACCCATGACCCTTGGGGTCCTGCTAGACTTGGCGTTGTCTCCCTCCACTGCTATAACACAATATTGCAGACtgtatcatttattaaaaaaaacatttgattcatGATGTTGGGGACTGGGAAGACCAAGTGCACCATGTGGCCTCTGCTCAGTATCTGGCAAGATGTGCAGTCTatctccctcctcttccacctcctcctcctccttctcctcttcctcttcctcctcttctttcttttatggtgtgcatgtgtaggcATGCATGAACATGTAGGCACatgcatacagaggccagaggtcagcctcagggTATGAGAGTCCTCAGAAGTATTcgctttttgttttgagacagggtctctccctgggacCTGGAGCTTGTTCATTAGGCTGACTGACCATTGAGCCCCAGGGTCCACacacttctgcctccctagtgctaggattagaggcatacACCTTaccaggattttgtttgtttgctttttgagacagggtctggatGTCCAGGACTCCATAtgcagatgaggctggcctccacTCAGCgatgggcctgcctctgcctctactgggattaaaggcgtgtgcctagGCTCAGCAACACTAGATgttttacatgggctctggggcatcaggtcctcaggcttgcacacaAGCACTTGCTGACGAGTAACTCCCTGGCCCTCTCTTCTCACAAAGCCACTAACCAACCATTCTGGGCCCCCACCATCCTGACCTCGCTAGCCTTCACCCACCTTGACTTTCCAGTGGCCTCACCTCCAAACCCAAGACTTTGAGGATTTACTTCCCAGCAGGGAAGCTGTGAGGGCTACAAGTCAATCATGacctgttttctaaagaaaagtaaaattcaatTAAACACAAAAAAAGCAAGGGGCTTAAAGCAGAGCCTTACCTAAGTAACAAAGGATGTCTTCTGGTCCGGTCTGGAAGGAGGCTCTGCCCCGTGAGGTTCGccctggtgctggtgctggtggaggTGGAACCTATTCAGACTCTCTCAAGGCTAAGTCAGAGCTGGCAAATGGCCTGGCAATGCGACTGTAGGACTTGGGGGTTCTCAGAGCCCGGTCGGTTCTTAAAGGTGGCATGAAATCCTAGCCTCTCTCCTGGGATCCGGGACAAGATGACCACGGCTACAGTCCATAGTTTCTCCATGTGTATAAGAAGCACCTAGATTCCAGCGTGTGTGGTCCAGAGGAGCTGGCCATCTGGGCTTGGGGGTGTGCCTTAGTCCTGTCAAGAGGAAGGGGAGATTCCTGTGGGGATGGGGAAAGATGGGCCTGGGCAGACGGGCACAATCAAGTTGTGAGAACTTTCTACTTTGGGATTCAGAGTCTCTCTAAGGCTGCTAGCCAGCAGGTGAGGAGCCATCCCCTGGGTGACAAAGAActtatttttcccctttcaccAAAACCCACACCTCCCATGGGTCAGCTGATCTCAGGGGTGTAATTTCAGGCCAAGAATCTGGGGAGTGAAGCCCTGCGGCCCCATCCTCCACTGTCCCAGGGTGCTCTGGTGTTTCTGGGTCCTTGAAAAGATTGGATAAGCTTTAGTGTCACCTGTAGAAATCACAGCCACTAAACAGGTGCCCAGAAAACTAAGTGAGGCCCTACAACTCCAAAGCACATTTTGCCAGGTTCCAGTTACCAGTGTTCACCTACAGGGAGCCCAAATGAGACACTTTCTGCTTTGTCTAGATATGACTTttcaattgaattttaaaaaaaaattattgtgtgtATGGGAAGTGGGTGTTCCAGTgagcacgtggaggtcagaggacagccaaAGGGAGGTGGTTCCCCTCACACCAGGTAAGTTCCAGTGATCACCTGCACCGGCTGAGTCCTCCTGCTGGCCCAGCAGCTGAAGGAACCCTGCGCTAGCACCAGAGAGTGGTACTGTTCCATCCACGGGTGGTAAAGTTGAGGCTCAGACCCAAACTTAGAGAGCAGCACCTGCCTTTCATCCCAAGATTCTAGGGGATACGAAGGATTTAGGTCAGAGGCTGGGCATCCCGATGCCCTCCAGATTTTGCTATAGTTAGGGCATCAGCCATTGTCCCACCAGCtccagccaggaaacagagatgatCCAAGAGCTAAGATCTGTCCCCAACAATCTCAGGAGGGAAGAAGGGCACAGAGGTGGCAGCTGAGGACTTCCTATGTGAAGCTAAGCCATATTCTTCTCTGGATTTGGGTGTCCTTGTATATAGACTGGAGGCGTTTGGACCCTATTCCTTTAACTGTTAGGTCCTGAGCCCAGAGTGACCCCCAAACTCAGTATAACACATGATGCACGTGAcataatctgtttctttttttttttaatttatttattatgtatatagcattctacttgcatgtgtccctgcaggccagaagagggcaccagatctcatcatagatggttgtgagccatcacgtggttgctgggaattgaactcagaacctctgaaagaagagtcagtgctcttaacctctgagccgtctctccagcccataatcTGTTTCTTCAAGGAGCATAGGGTCCTGTAAGCAAGACAGgaccataaaaaataataatatggtCTCCTATACTcctatatccatccatccatccatccatccatccatccatccatcatccatctgtccgtccgtccgtccgtccatcattcatccatccatccatccatccacccatcatgtACCTATCCAATACAGCAACCCACCCACTCATGCATGCAATTATCCTTCCATCCATtatccttccatccatcccatAGTTATTAAATGTCTAGTACATCCAAGGTCTATTCTAGGTGGTAGGAACTGAACATCGAACAAGTCAGCCACAGCTTCTCTCCCATGGATCCTGCCCctgacagaggaagagaggaaataagTCAATATGTAAAACAGATGCTTGGACTTGGAGTGTGAGAGGAAGTGGTGGGGGGGAAAGATGCCCCCAGGGCTTTTGACCTGGGGACCTGGGATGGTAGTGTGGCATTAGGAGAGTCTGAGCCTAGACCCAGATGAGGAATGGTTACCTCAGAGGAAGCAGGCGCTGAGCAATTGAACCATATGCATGTCAGAGCTGCATGGGACAAAGCTCTGAGGAAGGACATTGGCTGCCAGGTGAGACCCGTCTTCAAGACGGGTCCTTCCAGACATGGACTCTTTCACTAGTGTCTGTCTCAGCCAGACCTGATGGTGATGTCATTTGGGACAAGTGACGCAATGGCTCAAAGCCTCTGTTTCTCCAATTACAAGACAGGCCCTCACCTACAGCAGGGGCGCTTAACGTTTGGAGGTATGAGCTCCTCTGAAAATGTGATTTCACACAGTGGCTGTGTTCCACATTCAAGCTccagaccacacagagaaacaaacacacaagagtGTGTACACTTCAGGACTCCTGTTGCAGCCCCCTGAAACCTGCTGGTGCCCCCTAAGTGATGCCTGAGGCCagtccactccttcctctctcctcacctcAGATGTCCCTTCTGTTCAGGATCCTCACACCTTGGGTCAGGCTTCTCCAAGGTTTCCTTCTCAACGTGAGCTCCCCTGCTCCATCTCTGGCCTTAAACATAATCTGTGAGCTTTTAAAAGGTCTCTTTTCCTTTAAAGGTCACATTCAGATTGGTGAGCAAAGCGGGGTCACCTGAGGAACTGGTCTGAGAagggtgtgtgcacacctgtgcaatTTCCTTCCTGGTTCCTGAAATCAATAGCTTTTTAGTCAGTACTGACTGATGGGCTGGACCAAGAGGGGAACTCCTGTCCCAgatagaaggagggaagggggatggggtatcctgggaagaagaaggcacaaAAAGGGGCTACCTAAGCAGTTATTAAATATGGGGCTTACACCTTCTCTTTGTTCTAAATGATGAAAATGTAACCCAAAATTATGGAAATGCACTTCAAAGGGGCTCAAGTAGAAATAGGAAATGTACAGAAGCacattgtggtgatattttgtttgtaatctaacaaataaagcttgcctgaagatcagagtgtagagctaagccactagagaccaggcagtggtggttcacacctttaatcccagcacttgggagtcacaggCCCTTTAATCTCGGTACTAGGGaggtgggaaaaggaagggatatggctggacagagagaggaatataagccAGGAAGGAACAGCAGCTCAGATTCTGTCTGAAGCAGTctgtctgaggatgcagtctgaggattagtagagacaggatcaccccttcggTCTGAGAATTTGATAGAggtaaaggtctctctagtgggtgctgtactgcttctctgatccttcagctttcagccCTAATATGACATCACATAATTGGTAAATAAATGATCTCAATTATCAGTCTCTCACTGGTATCACACACATGCCCGGGACACGCTCCTGTATCAGAAGGCGCACATCAGTTGGCATCATCAAAAGAAGAATTTTTCCCAAATTAAGGACAGAAGACCTCAGGGATCCCTGTGCAGCCTTGATCAGGCTCCTCCAGTGGCAGGACTCTGGGGCTGCTGAGGTGAATTCCTGTTTCTTCATGCATGAATCCATCTCCTTTGCTAGAGGGCACTGGGAACCTTTGGGTCCCAGATTTGCTATTATTAGCTGTAAGTGGCCTGGTACTGGCTGCTGCTGACCTTTCCTTGCTGGCCTCGGCTGGAAAAATGCCCTGGTACCTCAGCCTGGCCCGCTCAGTCAGCAGTGACGTGGCTtgatggtgatcctgtctccaaaaataccaaataaattaatgatgatgatgatgatgataacaagaGATCCCAGCAGTTCTAACAACTTATCAGACCACCCAACAGGATGAGACAGACACTCACACATGGACAAGTCAATGGTGAGTGGGTCGGCATGACAAGGACTGCTTAGATGTGTGTATCTTTGGGCATTATTCAAGGTTAATTTGCACTCCAGGACCAAAAAAGTGTTGTTactaaaattccttcccaggaATATCTCCTCCCCCGGAGGTCCCAGTGACAAAGCAGGGAACGATTGACTCCACCAAAGTTCACTCTAGAAACCAGTGTTTATTGGACCTCCTTACA from the Arvicola amphibius chromosome 10, mArvAmp1.2, whole genome shotgun sequence genome contains:
- the Tmem211 gene encoding transmembrane protein 211 — its product is MEVSVKAALGLSLTGMSGLSLVSPAWFQSPSLSYGVFMHCSWSRDNRWNQSCMTFGSLKDMPGLAWKVSAATLLGGWVLLAISALLLLAWALSSRRLYPRRGSGPTPMVQAAAAASTLVGLLVFPVTLASSLAKEVCEGSSVYYSGTCQLSWGYATAILNAVLTSLLVVIGWPRMTTSQRTATPTPCDTQGITLVWRPLPLALPAYTHHTLSLPEALRPCTIRAELGTAGWEEGLDMPGKSP